In the genome of Magnolia sinica isolate HGM2019 chromosome 2, MsV1, whole genome shotgun sequence, one region contains:
- the LOC131225851 gene encoding uncharacterized protein LOC131225851 — protein sequence MPRKWTDFRPISLCKCLYKIFSKIIAVRLSDFLPVLISPEQGVFIKGRAILENIALAQELLREVNRKNRGGNVVLKLDMEKAYDKFDWNYLKQVLLHFSFCDRWVQLVENCWASCWFSVLINGESTSFFESSRGLRQGDPLSPSLFILGADVLSCGLHNLMSNGGCLPFSLGRGCQRISHLLYADDTLLFLNGGRASMRKIVALLDEYQSASGQLINKGKSSFLCSNKIPVSRIHAISSLLRIARSTGTFSHLGVPLSVGRLKSSAFQPLVDKVRGRIKGWTARILSQAGRMVLIKHVLSSIPIHSMAASCIPNQGWSEGKRKLHWKSWKTISMPKEEGGLGIRKLADMMQAFNIKMAWVLKFHKDSSLWASFLATKYNFSHEPMRADLIQRRASPFLKQILSKFALIDDKVQWNVGVGDCNFWQANWTSLGPLQNFLLSDVVATVQPLKVNQVLGPSGPLPPSIALSMLLNEVTDFIFHHGFCISAEPDYPLWPFTSSGSFSVKTAWNVSRLSGPSKEWAKWAGISIMQALSVQSRIIQWRRVCAGRRIQGKRHLYTPAFILWELRKFRNGAFFDDRLMNHQSIITKVLWWLSCDKEEVARFRFSQCLQSADGLHSVKNSCRNQLSPTVIRWQKPPTGYGLMTNTGAEFKAVHDGLFLCLEKGLSQIIVESDSDMVIKVFNEGAKIGWARKGWKTITDRLNRLASVNFKYTFREGNGMADGLARVGTSCLRRPALMNVFLGSSSVPRFTSHKLSIVGYPPSSICFGAILGC from the exons ATGCCGAGGAAATGGACTGATTTTAGACCTATAAGCCTATGCAAGTGCCTTTATAAAATCTTCTCTAAGATCATTGCAGTTCGTCTCAGTGACTTTCTCCCCGTCCTAATTTCTCCAGAACAGGGGGTGTTCATCAAAGGAAGAGCTATCTTAGAAAATATTGCTCTTGCCCAGGAATTGTTAAGAGAGGTGAATAGGAAAAACAGAGGTGGAAATGTGGTGCTAAAGCTAGATATGGAAAAAGCATACGATAAATTCGACTGGAACTACCTAAAACAAGTTTTGCTCCATTTCAGTTTTTGCGACAGATGGGTACAATTAGTTGAAAATTGTTGGGCTTCCTGCTGGTTCTCCGTTCTCATTAATGGGGAATCGACTAGCTTTTTCGAATCCTCTCGCGGGTTGAGACAAGGCGACCCTCTTTCCCCAAGTCTCTTCATTTTGGGGGCAGATGTATTGAGTTGTGGCCTCCATAATTTGATGTCTAATGGCGGCTGCCTTCCTTTCTCACTAGGGAGGGGTTGCCAACGGATTTCTCACCTCCTCTACGCAGATGATACCCTCTTATTTCTGAACGGTGGACGAGCTTCTATGAGGAAAATCGTGGCTCTGTTGGACGAGTACCAATCTGCTTCGGGGCAACTTATTAACAAAGGAAAAAGCTCCTTCCTCTGCTCGAATAAGATCCCAGTGTCCAGGATTCATGCCATCAGCTCCTTACTTAGAATTGCCAGATCCACCGGTACGTTTTCCCACCTGGGAGTTCCTCTATCTGTTGGTAGGCTGAAATCCTCTGCCTTTCAGCCTTTGGTGGACAAAGTCAGGGGTCGTATCAAGGGTTGGACAGCCAGAATTTTGTCTCAAGCAGGGAGAATGGTCCTTATTAAGCATGTTCTGAGTAGTATCCCTATTCATTCTATGGCTGCCTCTTGCATTCCAAATCAG gGGTGGAGTGAAGGTAAAAGAAAGTTACATTGGAAGAGTTGGAAAACTATCTCTATGCCCAAGGAAGAAGGTGGTCTCGGCATCAGGAAACTTGCTGACATGATGCAAGCCTTTAACATTAAAATGGCTTGGGTGCTAAAATTTCACAAAGATTCAAGTCTCTGGGCCTCTTTCTTGGCTACTAAATATAACTTCTCCCACGAACCGATGAGGGCTGATCTCATTCAAAGAAGAGCTTCCCCCTTCCTTAAGCAGATCCTTTCTAAATTTGCACTCATTGATGACAAGGTCCAATGGAATGTTGGCGTGGGTGATTGTAATTTTTGGCAAGCGAATTGGACAAGCCTTGGCCCCCTTCAGAACTTTCTCTTATCAGATGTTGTAGCCACAGTCCAGCCCCTAAAGGTTAATCAGGTGTTGGGTCCCTCGGGTCCGCTTCCGCCATCAATTGCCCTCTCCATGCTCCTTAATGAGGTGACTGATTTCATCTTCCACCATGGTTTCTGCATCTCTGCTGAACCCGATTATCCCCTGTGGCCTTTCACCTCTTCAGGTTCCTTTTCTGTCAAGACCGCTTGGAACGTCAGCAGGCTATCTGGCCCCTCAAAGGAATGGGCGAAGTGG GCGGGGATCTCCATCATGCAAGCGTTATCAGTTCAATCCAGAATCATACAATGGAGAAGGGTCTGTGCTGGTAGGAGAATCCAGGGGAAGCGTCATCTTTACACTCCTGCATTCATTTTGTGGGAGCTTCGGAAGTTTAGGAATGGGGCTTTTTTCGATGATAGGCTGATGAACCACCAGTCAATCATAACTAAAGTTCTTTGGTGGCTATCTTGTGACAAGGAGGAGGTGGCGAGATTCAGGTTCTCCCAGTGCCTCCAATCTGCGGATGGGCTTCATTCGGTTAAAAATTCCTGTCGTAATCAATTGTCGCCAACAGTCATCCGATGGCAGAAACCACCCACTG gTTATGGTCTTATGACAAACACCGGTGCTGAGTTTAAGGCAGTTCATGATGGACTCTTTTTGTGCTTGGAGAAAGGTCTCTCCCAAATCATTGTCGAATCGGATTCGGATATGGTGATTAAGGTTTTCAATGAGGGGGCCAAGATTGGTTGGGCTAGGAAAGGTTGGAAAACCATTACTGACAGGCTCAATCGGCTTGCTTCGGTGAATTTTAAGTACACTTTTAGGGAGGGCAACGGCATGGCGGATGGCCTTGCTCGCGTGGGAA CTTCTTGCTTAAGAAGACCagcgcttatgaatgtatttctcgGCTCTTCTTCTGTGCCCAGATTTACTTCTCACAAACTATCGATCGTCGGCTaccccccatcttccatctgcTTCGGAGCTATCTTGGGATGCTAA